In Candidatus Binatia bacterium, the sequence CTTGGGCCCCGAGGCTTGCCTCGCGCGTAGTCCCCGGCTGGTCTACGGACGCATGACGGGCTGGGGCCAGGATGGGCCGATGGCTCAGGCCGCCGGTCACGATATCAATTATATCGCTCTGGCCGGTGCTCTGGAACCAATCGGCCGGCGTGGTGAAGCACCTGTACCGCCACTCAATCTGGTCGGAGATTTTGGCGGCGGGGGAATGCTGCTCGCCTACGGAATGGTCTGCGGGATGCTGGAGACATCCAGATCAGGACAGGGGCAAGTCGTGGATGCGGCGATGGTCGATGGAGCCGCATCCTTGATGAGTATCATCAACGGGATGCGCCAGATCGGATTTTGGCAGGAAGAGCGAGGCACCAATCTCCTCGATACCGGCGCTTTTTACTACGATGTCTACGAGTGCAAGGATGGCAAGTATATCTCCATCGGAGCTCTCGAGCCCCAATTCTATGCAATCATGCTGGAGAAGCTGGAATTAACGGCCGATGATTTCCCCAACCAGCACGACCGAGAGCAATGGCCGGCTGCCAAGGCCAAGATCGCGGCGATCTGGAAAACTCGCACGCGGGCCGAGTGGTGCGATATCTTCGAGGGTAGCGATGCCTGCTTCGCACCCGTCCTCTCCATGTCGGAGGCTCCTGACCATCCCCATATGCAAGCGCGGAAAACCTTTGTCGAACGGGACGGCCTCATTCAAGCCGCTCCTTCGCCTCGCTTTTCGAGAACCCCTGGCGAAATTCAGGGCCCACCGGTGAACCCCGGTGAGCATACCCGCGAGGCGCTACAGGAGTGGGGGATCTCGGCCGAGGATATTCAGGATCTCGAGAGCGCCAAGGCCATCGCCTGAAATCTCAAATCAAAAGCTCGAGAAAAAAATTGCCGGGCACGTCCGCGGCGCCGGGCTCACCGCGAAAACCCCGTCGGCGGTAGAGTCGGCGGGCAGGGCCGTTATCTTCGCGAACTTCCAGAGACACTTTCACACAACCGCGCTGCTCGGCCTCACGTGCAACGCAGCGCAGCAACTCGCTCGCTACGCCTCGTTGCCGAAAGGAGCTGTCGACCCAAAGGTCGTGGATATTCACGACACCGGCGGCTGCGAACGTGGACAGACTTCGCAAGCAGATAGCCAGCCCGACATACACCTCACCCACAGACGCGAGCAGCACAAACGCACCGGCAGAAGATGCGACAAGCTCCACCGCCTGCAGGGCCGTGCCCTCGTCGGCTTGCTTCCCGGCAAGTGCCTCGGAAGTATAGGACGCCAAAAGCTGCGCGACCTCTCGGCGTTCGTCTTTCTCGGACAACCGAGCCTCGCGCACGACACAGGCCGGGCCCGGCGGAACTTTCGGAGCAAGATGTTTGAAGGTTCTTGTCATGGTCTGCCTGGCCAGAATCGGTCGGCTTCCGTTGAGCCCTCAGGGCACAGCCGGAGCCGCCGCCCACACTATTCCCCGAATCATCGGTTGCGTCGAGGGGCCGGAGGCGTTTCGTGATTTTAAAGATCCTGAGGGCTAGGGTGCATGATCGTGAGTGAGCGAATACCCGTCACTGTTTTAGGTGGTTTTCTTGGCAGCGGAAAGACAACCCTGCTCAATCGCCTGCTCCATGAGGCGCATGGCTACAAGATCGCGGTTGTCGTTAACGAGTTTGGAGAAGTCGGAATCGACGGGGCTCGTGTGTCCGGAGCCGAACGATTCGTCGAATTGGACAATGGTTGTCTCTGTTGCTCGATCAATGAAGACCTTCAGGAAACCCTGCTTGAACTTCAACAATTTGGTGGATTCGACCATCTGATCCTCGAGACCACGGGACTCGCCGACCCACTGCCGGTGGGCTGGACCCTGAGCCGCGAGCGTCTGGTCGATTATTATCGACTCGATTGTCTGATGACGGTTGTCGATGCTCTGAACCTCGAAGCTGCTCTCGCTGAAGCACCGGAGGCCGAGATGCAGATTGACCGGGCCGACCTGCTGATCCTGAATAAAATTGACCTTGTGGAAGATGCGGAAGCGCGCACGGTCGACAGAATTCGCTCCATCAACGCTCGCGCTCCGATTTTCCCGGCAGAACGCGGCAACATTCCCTTTGAGGTGTTGCTGGCGGCGTCACCTGGTGAGTCGCGCAAGCTGCCAGGCGAAGTCGTTGATCAACATCAGGCCTCTTTCGAGACCTGGACCTTCCGGACCGACCGAGTCCTCTCCGACGAGGCCCTCGAAGATTTCCTTTACGAATCTCCGCAAGGCGTCTATCGCCTCAAAGGCATCGTCCGCACGGACGGGGATTCCGATTGGACATTCTTCAGCTCTGTTGCGGGAAGGTTCGAGATGGAAGCGCATGGGGGCCCCACGCCGGAAACCGGAGCGATCGTATTTATCGGGAAATCCCTTGATCGGGTCGCCCTCGAAGCGCGTTGCGAGGGATTGATCCTCAGCGGAGGGTGAAACCGGCGATCAGCGTGCCGGCCCGCGACGTTCCGCATCGCGACGCATCAGGCGAAGAGCGTTCGTCATCTGCGCCGAGGCCTGCAATTCGATGATCTGCACACCGCCACGGTCGTAGACCAATTCCACCAAGGGTGATTCTGCAAGCTTTCGCGCGTCCACCATTCCTCGCGCCGAACGACTGAAGTAGAAATAGCGCACCCCTTGAACCACCAGTCTGTCGATCTTCTCGTTCGAGAACCCCGGAAGCCGTTGGACTGCAACGACCCGGCTGGCTCGGGTCATGAATCGGGGCGCCAAAGGGGAAAGCATCGGGCCGGTCGTCGTGCGACGATCCGTGAAATAGGGAATCCAGTAGCCCCCATCGGTTCCCACCGCGAGTTGCGGCAAGATGTTCTTCGCAGCGATTGCGAATTGGGACTGTGGTGGCGTGTGCTCGCGAATCCACTCGAATGCCTCGAGATCCCCTTCTTCAACAAGCTGGTAGGGCGCAGGAACGTCGCTGAGACGGGCCGGGATTGAGACCAACCCGAGCATGAGCATTCCGACCAGGAAGACTCTTTCGACACCCGCGCGACGTTGGGCCGGCGAGATCTCGACGACTGCGTCGAGTCCGCAACTCAGAAGAATGGCCAGTGGCAGGTAGGCGAACATCAGTACCGCGTTCAGCGGCAAAATATCGAGGATATGAATACGAAGAAGGTGTACACTTCCCAAAGCAATCAGGGCCACCATCCAGCAGCCTGTCAACCGAGCCAGGTTGCTACCCCGGATGATTGCGAGAGAGCCCAAACTCAAGGATATACCGACAAGCAGTGGGGCCCCCAACCAGGAAAACAGGGACTCTCCCATCCAGACCGAGAAGTAGGCCTCGCTGTTGACGCCGCGCAGATCACCGCCGCCGGTCCAGCCATTCCCGCCGCGCGAGAGAAACCAATGCCCCCAGACCCAATGGTAGAGGCCCAGCCCGTAGCGCGGTAATAATGCGAACCCGGCCAGAAATGCGGTGCCCAGCACAGGCTGCACGAGGGCTCGGGCACGTCCTTGCTTCCGGGCTGCGGCTGCCTCCGCGAGGAAGGTGAGTAATAAAATCGCAAAGAGGAAGATCCCGACCCGCAGGTGGACGAGAACCGTAGCGATCGCCAGCCCTGCCGATAGCGCACCCAGCGTGAGAAGCTCCCCACGTCGCCCCTTTGTCGGACCTGTGTGCAGCCGCCGGAACCAAACCCAGCAAACTCCCCACGCTATGGGCAGAAGCGCCTGTCCGCCTACCTGCGTAAAACGGCCCCACGCGAGATAAGCATTCGGCATCTGGTTGATGAGCCCTGCTGCGATCAAGCCTACCCAGGCGGCTTTGGGCGACGCATATCGATCAAGGAGGAGATAAACCCCGACTGCCGCCAATACGTTCAGGGCCTGCCCGGACCAGACCAGTCCGAGAAGCGGGGAGACGGATCCCGCCCACGAGACAAACGAGCTGATGGCATAGAGTCCGGTGTGATAGCGATCCAGCGGGATGCTCGCGAAGACCGGCATTCGGTCCGGCAGAAAACCAGATTCCACAACGTCTCGGGTCAACATCGCATGATGAAGAGAGTCGGTCAGAGGGGGAATCGGAAATTGGTTGGCCAACCATGCCCGGGTCGCCGCCACAGTCAGAATAATCCCGAGAGCAATCCATTCATCACCGACCAGCCGACGGCGACGCTCGCCGCGCCATGATCTTTCGAACAGAATCAGGAGGCTGATGCCGAGCACGCCGTAGACGAATCCGGGCCCGAGACCACCCAGAGGAACCCCCGTCGAAACGAGTCCATCCTGCATTGCGAAGAGGAGAGGTGGTAGCGCAGCCCCTATACCGGCCGCCACCAGCCAACCTTGCAACCCCTCAAAATGTCGGTCCATTCGTAATGCCAAAAAGATGGCCCTGCCGGGGATCAGCAGCATGGCGACGGCCGCAAACGCCGCTCGAATCACTTCCGAATGTTCCATGGGGGTGCCATTCCTACCACGAATCCGCGCAGCGCGGAACGGAAGCAGTCAGGGCCGGGCGACGGCCAGCGCGCTCGCGCCAATCAGCCCAAAAGGATTTGCCTCACGAAGTTCTGCACGGGCGACAAAAGAAACTGCAGCGCACCAGAGAAGATTACGAGCAACAGAATCGGCATACCCCAGCGCCGGATCTGGGACGTCATCGCGAGCCATGACGGCGGGACAACACTCTCGAGAACGCCGAAACCATCAAGGGGCGGGATCGGCAGCAAGTTGAAGACCGCCAGAATCAAATTGATCAGAACCGAGTAGACGCCAAAAAGCATCGCGAGTTCGGCGGGAGAGCCTCCTCCCACGACATTCCCCTGACTCCGCAGCACAAGAACAGCAGCGCCCATGACCGTCGCCAAAATAATATTTGATGCCGGTCCGGCTGCCGAGATCCAGAGGTTTGCCGAGCGCGGATGTCGCGTGCGACCGAGCGAAATCGGCACAGGCTTGGCCCACCCGAATACCGGGGCTCCAGCGAAAGCCAGGAGTGCCGGGAGCACGATGCTGCCCACCGGATCGATATGACGGGCCGGATTGAGGCTGATCCGCCCAAGATCTTTCGCGGTCGGATCGCCACACTGGAAGGCGACCCATCCGTGAGCCGACTCATGAACCGACACCGCGAAGATCAATGCAGCAATCTGAAGCACGACCGAAATTGTCTGAATCTCCATATCTCAAGCTCACCACTCCTCCGGGCAGCCGTCAAGGTCGGGCGCGTGACCCGGGACGTGGAACCGAGTAGTCTGGTGCGCATGGATGCTTCCGAACCCGGCACAAACCTCATCGATCCTGTCTGCGGCATGAACGTGAACGAGCCAGCCCCGGAGAGACAGGTGGAACATCGAGGGCAGATTTATCACTTTTGCAGCACGGGGTGTTGCAAGAAGTTCGCCGCCAACCCGGAAGGCTACCTATCGGGCGAAGTCGCGGATGCCGGCGATCCCGACGCTGTTTATACCTGCCCGATGCATCCCGAAATCGAACAGGTCGGACCCGGTGCGTGCCCTCTCTGCGGCATGGCGCTCGAGCCCAAGGATATTCGATTACAGAACCTCGAAGCGGACCCGGAGCTGATATCCCTCCGCCGGCGCCTGGCTTGGAGCGTGCTGCCTGCGGGGATGGTGTTCTTCCTGGCCATGGGAGAGATGATTCCCGGTAATCCTCTTACGACACTATTTTCGGACACGACTCGGGGCTGGATTCAGCTCGTTTTGACGACCCCGATCGTATTCGTTGCTGGGTCGATTTTTTTTCAGAGAGCCTGGGTCTCCCTCCGCACCGGACATCTGAATATGTTCACCTTGGTCGCGATCGGCAGCGGCTCTGCATGGGCCTTCAGCACCATCCAAATTCTGTTCCCGCACGCGCTGGGAGGATTACCTCACCAAAGCGCCGGGGGCGCGCCGGAGCTCTATTTCGAGACAGCCGCCATCATCGTCATATTGGTTCTGCTCGGCCAGGTCATCGAGTTGGGAGCGCGAGCGAAGACCGGATCGGCAGTCAAGGCATTGCTGGGGCTGGAACCGCCCACGGCACGCCGGGTGGCGCCAGACGGTGAAGAAGACGAGATCGGCGTCGACGCGGTGCAAGTCGGCGACAGGCTGCGGGTACGGCCCGGGGAGAAAATTCCTGTCGATGGGCGCGTCACGGAAGGTCAAAGCTGGGTGGACGAATCGATGCTGACCGGCGAGGCCGTTCATATCTCGAAAGATATCGGGGACCGTGTTTCGGGCGGAACGCTGAATGGAAACGGCTCGTTTCTCTTCGAGGCCGATCGAATCGGCAAGGATACGTTACTTGC encodes:
- a CDS encoding CaiB/BaiF CoA-transferase family protein, whose translation is MSGPLSGFKIIEMAGIGPGPFCGMMLSDLGAEILRIDRADKVRPDAQPNKELLARGRKSVGVNLKTPEGVELVMRLLENADGLIEGYRPGVMERLGLGPEACLARSPRLVYGRMTGWGQDGPMAQAAGHDINYIALAGALEPIGRRGEAPVPPLNLVGDFGGGGMLLAYGMVCGMLETSRSGQGQVVDAAMVDGAASLMSIINGMRQIGFWQEERGTNLLDTGAFYYDVYECKDGKYISIGALEPQFYAIMLEKLELTADDFPNQHDREQWPAAKAKIAAIWKTRTRAEWCDIFEGSDACFAPVLSMSEAPDHPHMQARKTFVERDGLIQAAPSPRFSRTPGEIQGPPVNPGEHTREALQEWGISAEDIQDLESAKAIA
- a CDS encoding GNAT family N-acetyltransferase; the protein is MTRTFKHLAPKVPPGPACVVREARLSEKDERREVAQLLASYTSEALAGKQADEGTALQAVELVASSAGAFVLLASVGEVYVGLAICLRSLSTFAAAGVVNIHDLWVDSSFRQRGVASELLRCVAREAEQRGCVKVSLEVREDNGPARRLYRRRGFRGEPGAADVPGNFFLELLI
- a CDS encoding GTP-binding protein, producing the protein MSERIPVTVLGGFLGSGKTTLLNRLLHEAHGYKIAVVVNEFGEVGIDGARVSGAERFVELDNGCLCCSINEDLQETLLELQQFGGFDHLILETTGLADPLPVGWTLSRERLVDYYRLDCLMTVVDALNLEAALAEAPEAEMQIDRADLLILNKIDLVEDAEARTVDRIRSINARAPIFPAERGNIPFEVLLAASPGESRKLPGEVVDQHQASFETWTFRTDRVLSDEALEDFLYESPQGVYRLKGIVRTDGDSDWTFFSSVAGRFEMEAHGGPTPETGAIVFIGKSLDRVALEARCEGLILSGG
- a CDS encoding site-2 protease family protein; amino-acid sequence: MEIQTISVVLQIAALIFAVSVHESAHGWVAFQCGDPTAKDLGRISLNPARHIDPVGSIVLPALLAFAGAPVFGWAKPVPISLGRTRHPRSANLWISAAGPASNIILATVMGAAVLVLRSQGNVVGGGSPAELAMLFGVYSVLINLILAVFNLLPIPPLDGFGVLESVVPPSWLAMTSQIRRWGMPILLLVIFSGALQFLLSPVQNFVRQILLG
- a CDS encoding heavy metal translocating P-type ATPase, producing MEPSSLVRMDASEPGTNLIDPVCGMNVNEPAPERQVEHRGQIYHFCSTGCCKKFAANPEGYLSGEVADAGDPDAVYTCPMHPEIEQVGPGACPLCGMALEPKDIRLQNLEADPELISLRRRLAWSVLPAGMVFFLAMGEMIPGNPLTTLFSDTTRGWIQLVLTTPIVFVAGSIFFQRAWVSLRTGHLNMFTLVAIGSGSAWAFSTIQILFPHALGGLPHQSAGGAPELYFETAAIIVILVLLGQVIELGARAKTGSAVKALLGLEPPTARRVAPDGEEDEIGVDAVQVGDRLRVRPGEKIPVDGRVTEGQSWVDESMLTGEAVHISKDIGDRVSGGTLNGNGSFLFEADRIGKDTLLAQIVNLVGEAQRSRAPIDRLADKVSGIFVPVVLLISAISFGVWLVWGPEPRLSYAMMAAVAVLMIACPCALGLATPMAVMVGIGRGAQAGVLVKDAAALETLAVVDTVILDKTGTLTEGNARLVTVEGPTELLSFAASVETASEHPIAEAIVAGAKARDIAVPAVEDFVSRPGIGVFGTVNSRKVAVGSER